CTTGCATGCGCGTTTGTTTATAAAACTATTGATGCCGGCAAACCCTGGCAAGGCAAAATGCAGCAATTACCGGGCAGGCTTGAATGTGAATTTTATGATGAAGGCGGTGAAGGTATAGCATACCACGATACCGATAGTGTAAACAACGGAAGCGGCAAACTTAACCCTGCAAACGGAACTTTTCTCAACGAATTCAGGATGAAGGAGGGCGTAGATATTTCTTATACTAAAGGCAATGATATTGATAATAGCCCATTTAATTTTAATAAAGCGGCACTACGTGAAGGGAATCAACTTTATATCGGCTGGACACAGCCTGGCGAATGGATAAACTACACAGTCCAGGTAACTAAAACAGGTACTTATTCTATCGCGGCACTATATACATCCAATGGTAATGGTTCTATATCCCTTGACGTTGA
The sequence above is a segment of the Mucilaginibacter celer genome. Coding sequences within it:
- a CDS encoding carbohydrate-binding protein, with protein sequence MKKSITLLCTGLLACAFVYKTIDAGKPWQGKMQQLPGRLECEFYDEGGEGIAYHDTDSVNNGSGKLNPANGTFLNEFRMKEGVDISYTKGNDIDNSPFNFNKAALREGNQLYIGWTQPGEWINYTVQVTKTGTYSIAALYTSNGNGSISLDVDGKDATGPMVIASTHDDRDTVKWRQWHHWNVSDVIGTIRLKKGIHLIRLHIVANGNMNLDFIYIGKIDKSKGLQIAFEGL